Below is a genomic region from Pseudomonadota bacterium.
ACCCGACATTGGCCGCGACGCTCATATGCGGGAAGAGGGCGTAGTCCTGGAATACCGTCGTTGTCGGGCGGCGTGCCGGCGCGATACTGGTAACGTCGTCTCCGGCAATCAGCACCCGGCCGGCGGTCGGCTCCAGGAACCCGCCCAGAATGTTCAACACCGTGGTCTTGCCGCTGCCCGACGGTCCGAGCAGGACAACGAACTGGCCTTGCGCGATGTCCAACGACACGTCGTCGACCGCCACCGTGTCGCCAAACGCCATGCACACGTGTTCGATGCGGACCAGGGGCTCGGTCATGATGCTTTCCTTCGACGCGACAGCAGCACCTCGATCACCACAAGCAAAGCCATCGAGATGGCGAACACCACCGTACCGATGGCGTTCGTCTTGGGGTTGAGACCGCCTCTAAGCAGGCTCCAGATTTCGACCGGCAAGGTGACCTCGAAACGCGATACCAGCCACGCGATGACGAACTCGTCCCATGACAGTGTGAACGACAAGAAAAACGACGCGAGCAGAGCAGGCCACAACATGGGCAGGCTAATCAGCAGGATCACCTTGAACTCACTGGCGCCCAAATCGCGCGCCGCGCGTTCGGCGGAGACTTGATGGCCGCCCATCTGGGACAGGCAGATACCGAAGCAAAGCGGCATGTTGATGACGACATGGCCGATGCCGACCGCCCACAAAGACTTCGGCACGCCGGCCGACGTGAAGGTGATCAGCAGGCCCATCGCGATGATCAGATAGGAGACGGAGAGCGGCGCCATCAACAACCACTGCAGGAACGTGGCGCCCGGCAGCCGGTGGCGCGCCAGCGCGTGGGCACCGAGAAAGCCCAGGATCATCGCGATCAACGACGAGACGACGGCGACAACGATGGAGTTGCCGAGTGCGCCCATCAGATCCCGGTCGGCGAAGATGGCTTCGTACCAGCGCGTCGACAGCCCCTTCAGCGGCGGCACCGGCAACCGGCCGTCCTGGAACGAGAA
It encodes:
- a CDS encoding ABC transporter permease gives rise to the protein MSRANARRLLSALPPAVYIVAIYTFIFLPVVVLVLFSFQDGRLPVPPLKGLSTRWYEAIFADRDLMGALGNSIVVAVVSSLIAMILGFLGAHALARHRLPGATFLQWLLMAPLSVSYLIIAMGLLITFTSAGVPKSLWAVGIGHVVINMPLCFGICLSQMGGHQVSAERAARDLGASEFKVILLISLPMLWPALLASFFLSFTLSWDEFVIAWLVSRFEVTLPVEIWSLLRGGLNPKTNAIGTVVFAISMALLVVIEVLLSRRRKAS